The following nucleotide sequence is from Parcubacteria group bacterium.
TTAAAGGTATCGGTTCGGGAAGAGAATCAGCCATAAGATCGCTTGCAAACCAAGGACTAAATATTATAACTATAAAAGACCTTACTCCCATTCCGCATAACGGCCCAAGGCCTAAAAAAGTTAGAAGAGTATGAGATATACCGGACCAAAAGAAAAATTATCGCGAAAGGTTGGAGAAAATCTTGGTCTTAAGGCTGAGCGTTCTTTTTCGCCAAAGTCATCTTTTATGAAAAAGCCTTATAGGCCGGGTCAGCATGGGAAAGCTCGCCGCAGGGCTCTTTCTGAGTTTGGAGCACAAATGATAGAAAAACAAAAACTCCGATTTATTTATGGACTAACCGAAAAACAATTAAAAAAATACTTTAATGAAACAAAAAAAAAGAAAGGTTTAACCGGCAACATTCTCTTAAGCATCTTAGAAAAGAGACTGGATAACGCAGTTTTTAAGGCTGGCCTGGCGCTATCGAGAGCAATTGCCAGGCAACTTACAAGCCACGGCCATTTTTTGGTTAACGGAAAACGAATTAACGTTCCTTCTTACCAAGTTAACGTAGCAGACATAATTTCAATAAGGCCGCAAAGCAAATTAAAGTTGATATTTGGAGGACTTGATATAAGATTAAAAAAACATGACGCGCCTTCATGGCTTGAGGTTGATAAAAAAACTTTTGAAATAAAAATAAAATCGGAACCAAAAGACGACGATCTCCCTAAAAATTTAAATATGAACGCGATCGTAGAATATTATTCAAGGTAATTTTTTTAAAAACTATGGAAACAAATATTTATTTGCCAAAAGCGCCAAAATTAGTTAAGCAGATTTCACCGAATCGCGCTGTTTTTGAGATTGAAGAACTTTATCCGGGATACGGTCTAACTATAGGCAACGCCTTAAGAAGGGTAATTCTTTCATCTCTTCCTGGCGCCGCCATCACTTCCGTAAAAATCAAAGATGTGAATCATGAATTTTCCACTATACCCGGAGTTCTTGAAGATGTTGTGGAAATTATTTTAAATCTCAAACAAATAAGATTTAAAGTTCATTCCATTGAGCCACAAACCGCCATTTTAAAGGTAAAAGGCGAAAAAGAGGTGACAGGAAAAGACATAAAACTTTCTTCCCAAATTGAAATTACGAATCCCAACATTCATATTGCCACTCTTAGTTCAAAAAGTGCTTCATTGGAAATGGAAATAAAAATAGAAAAAGGACTCGGCTATTCAGGCGTAGAATCTCGAAAATCCGAAAAACAGGAGGTCGGCGGGATTGCCATTGATGCAATTTTTACGCCAATCAGAATGATTAATTACGAAGTTGAAGACATGCGTGTTGGCGATAAAACAAACTATAATCGCTTAAGATTCGACATTGAAACCGACGGCACGATAACGCCGCAAGAAGCGCTTACCGACGCCTCTAACATTTTGATTAATCATTATAAAATAATAGCTTTAGGAATAACTAAGACAAAACAAGAAGGAAAGGAAATAGAACAAGAAGTTGTTAAAAAAGAATCAAAGAAAGAAGAGGAGGCAGATATATTAAAAATAAAAATTGAGGATTTAAAATTATCTAATCGCACCCAAAATATCCTGATTAGCAATCATCTAAAGAATGTAGGTGGGATCATTAAATTGAATGAACGCGATTTGATGAAACTTGAAGGATTGGGAGATAAGGCGATAAAAGAAATAAAGAAAACATTAGGTAAATTGGGTCTCACTTTAAAACAGGAAGAATAATGCATGAAGCATCTAAAGAAAAATCGAAAATTCGGCCGGTTGGCAGATTATAGAAGATCTTTTCTTTCAAATCTAACCGGTGCTTTAATTGAAAAAGAACGGATAAGAACAACTGAAGCGCGCGCAAAAGAAATAAGATCGCTTGTTGAGAAAGCCATAAGCCGGTCAAAAAACGATACTCTGGCAAATCGCCGGTTACTTTTAAAGCGCTATAATCCGAAAACAGTGAATAAATTATTCCATACTTTAGGGCCGCGTTTTAAAGAACGAGAAGGCGGCTACTGCAGAATAATGAAGCTCGGGATAAGAAAAAACGATAGTGCAAAAATGGTAATAATTGAACTCTTAAAGTAATCTCATGCCAGTTTCTAAAAATAAAACTTATAATATTGATGCGAAGGGCCAGTCACTTGGCCGGTTAGCAACAAACATTGCCACGCTTCTTCGGGGAAAAAGCGAAATTAACTATGCGCCGCATTTAGACCCGCTTATAACCGTTAGAGTAGCCAATATTGATAAAATAGTTTTAACCGGAAAAAAGGCGGAACAAAAAATTTATAGGCACTATACGGGATATCCGGGAGGTTTAAGAGAAATAAAATATCAAGAATTCATTAAAAAAGACAAGGGTAAAGCCTTAAAAATGGCCGTTCTAAGAATGCTTAACAAAAATCGTCTGCGCCCCAAATTAATGAAAAGATTAATTATTAATCCTGAGCAGAGTCGAAGGATTGAATAATATTTTACATATGGTTATTAAGAAACAAAAAAAAGAAAAAAATATCGCAAATGCTAAAGCTCCCGCCTCCGCTCCTCCTTCGCCAAAGGCTACGGATGGACGCGGTAAAGCTTCAGTGGACAAGTCGGAGGGCAAGGAAAAATTTAAGGAAAAATTTTACGAAGCTATTGGCAGACGAAAAACCGCAACAGCTAGAGTTAGAATTTGGCCGAATTCAAAAAATAAAGAAATTACGATAAACGACAAAAACTTCTCCGAATACTTTAAAGAAAAGGGTATGCAAGAAACCGCGGTTCAACCTTTTGAAAAAAGCAGCTCCGCTCTCTCTAAAATGTCGGCTAAAGTTTATGGCGGCGGCCTTAGGGCTCAATCTCAAGCTATCAGACACGGTTTAAGCCGGGCATTGGTTTTATTGAACCCCGAGTTAAAATCGATACTTAAAACATTGGGATTTCTGACCCGTGACTCGCGAATGAAAGAAAGAAAGAAGCCCGGATTAAAGGGAGCGAGGAGAGCTCCTCAGTGGTCTAAAAGATAATCTCTCAGCCCCGACGCATTCTCCGACGGTACCGTCGGAGTTCCGGTCGGGGCTCCGACCCAAAGGCGTCGGAGTGGTCGAAGCGTTAAACGAACCCCGCAGACACACGATATTTACGCCTAACTAAGACACCAATCGAGTCATAGCGTTGCAGTGGAGTAAACGCTAATCGTGCGCTTTGGGCACAGTTTCGCTTGTTTTCCAGTATAAAAACAGTTTGTTGACAATTATAATAGATTTTGATATGATTGCTATAGTTTAACAATTTCATATCTATTCAAACGCATTAATACGAAGGAATAGTAGAATAGCATAATTAAGGTAAAAGCGAGCTCGGGACAGTGAAAGCCGAGACCCAAAAAGCTATTGAACACCCCTTCGGAGCGGCTGGTGAAAAAGCCAAATTGGCATAAACCAAACGGTAATCACTTATCGTGAACAGGCAATTAAGTGCTTGGATTTCTTGAATAAAGCGTCCAAGAAAAAGGATGGGACCACGAGGTGTTTTTTTTAATGACTCTCGTTCCTTTTTTACTATTGAAAAATAGTAGGAAAAGAACGGGAGTTTTTTTATTTTTCAACCAAAGGAGGTTGAAGGGTATGGGGTTTACCAGAATCTGCCGTGCTTTCGGAGGTGCCGGTCCGCACCAACTTCCGTGTGAGTGGGAGGAAGAGGGAATTTCCTTTTCCTCCCATCTTTATGGTCTCCGTAGCTCAATTGGAAGAGCGGTCCCCTGTGAAGGGATTGGTTGCGGGTTCAAGTCCCGTCGGAGACCCCTGTATGAGTTATAAAAGTAAAAAAATAAAAAAGAATAGATTTAACCAACTCAAGTATCGGTTTGGGTTGGTTAAAACTGCTCTTTTACAAAAAATAAAAGTTCTTTTACAACAACTCAGGCAAAAGGAGGAGCCAATGAGAATGCCGCAAACTGTAGCAATAATGGAATTTCTTAGGACAAAGAATAAAACGCTACGTTCAAATAACCAAAAGATTAATGAGTGGGTAGATAATTATATTAACGACTGTATTCTCAATGGTAAATCCGTGGATATTTTAACTCAATGGTGTCTGTCAAAAGACTTAGAAATAAGATATAGGACACAAGGTAATCAGTTTATTCCTCTTAAAACTGAATCAAAATTGATTCAAAAAGAAATCCCCCAGATTATACAGATATTTCTTAAAAATGGAGTAACTGTAAACTGGTGGATTACTTTTAATAATTCCTTTTTGGATAGAGGAAGAATTGAAAGTGATATATCAGATAAATATATTAAAATGATTCAGGGTATTAGCCAATTAGAAAATATATTATTTATCAATTGGGAAAAAGAAATATTAAAAGAAGGAGCTAAACCAAACGCGGGGGTATTAAACGATTTCTTTTCTTTTGTTTCAAGAAAAGCGTTTGAGATTGATTTTAAGAATCTTCTTGAAAGAGTGACAAAATATCCAGATTTTGATAAAACGGAAGAAGAATTAAGAATAGAAGCTCAATATAAAATAGCTTGTGAAGCTGAAGAAGGCCGATTCCTGTTTAGTAGTGATGCTCCATTGTCCAACGGTCAGTTCATTCTTATTCCTCTTGAATTCCCCGAGAGATATGTTTTCTTTTCTACTTTAGTTCCCGATTTTAAGAAACGAATTATGTCAGTTTTAAAACCATATCCATGGAGACTAGATGCTGATAATTTGCAGTATGAGGTTTAGTTAAAAACATATAACCGCCAGAAATTTTAATCTCTGGCGGTTTTTCATTCTAAAATTTACATCAGCGGGAGATTTATTCAGACATAAGAGCCCATGCACAACCCTCCGCTACTATGCGGCCATCAATAAAGAAAGGTCAAAAGAAATTCATCAAAAAATACTTGGTAAAAATAAGCTATAATCTTGAAGTTAACCATTAAAATCATTAAGATTAATTAATGAACCAATCAAAGAAAAATAAAGGCAATCATTACATTACAGAAAGTTACCAGAGAAACTTTTCAGATGTTAATGGCCAAATTTATGTTTTAATGTCTGATGGGAAAATTATTGGTCCCACTAATCCTGAAAATACATTTAAGGAGGATTATTTCTACTTAGTTAAATTACCCATGGGTGGTGGTACTCTCGAAGTTGAAACAACATTGGGAAAAATCGAGGGAGAATATATACCAGCATCAAAGAAACTGGAAAATGGAGAAGAAATAAATGAAAAGGAAAGGATTGTAATTTCCATGTTTATCGCCGCTATGTTTGATCGAACAAAAATACAAAGAAATCGTAAACGAAACGCTCTTATAAAAATATTAAATGAGGGGAAAAAAAGACAGACGGAACTTAATGAAGAATTAAAAATCGGGCGAAAACCCGCACCTTCATTTCAACAGAAAGAGGTAAGGGGAGTTTCATTAAAAGAGTTAGAGGAAGGTATCCAAAACTTTGATAATTATCATTCCGCATCAATAATTGAACTTGTTCAAAAAATTACTCCAAAGATATTTAACATGCTTTGGAGTGTAGTAAAAACCAATGATAAAATACCATTTGTATCCTCTGATAATCCAGTCTGCATGTGTAGCCCAGACAGAGAAAAAAAGTATGGAGCAAATACGCTGGCATCTCTAGCAGGATTGGATCATGACGACGTTGAATTGTCTTTTCCTCTATCAAAGACCAGCGCACTGATTGCGACTTGGAATAAATATCTTCCGAAGAACCTTATTGCAACTCCAGAACAAGTAAACCAGCTTAATTTTCGCTCTATTAAGATATCGGAAAATATATTTTCAAACCGCAAAGATGTACTTTATAATATATGCAGTGAACGTTCAGCTAAGGTTCCGCAAAGACCATAGCATTGCAGTGGTCTAAAAGATAATCTCTCAGCCCCGACGCATTCTCCGACGGTACCGTCGGAGTTCCGGTCGGGGCTCCGACCCAAAGGCGTCGGAGTGGTCAAAACGCTATTCTAGCGTTTTGATGGTGAGCTTGTCGAACCATCGAACGGGTCAAAGCGTTAATTCCCAACATTAATTTTATACAGAACCAGTACTTCATCATTCAGTTCAAAAAAATAAAATTCAGAATTCTGTTGGTTCCAAAACACCGGAGAATCTATATCCAAATAAAATGACGCTGTATATCTTTTATCTCCGCGGTCATCTCTTTCGGCAACCTTAAGTTCATTATTTGCGTACCATATTACGTGTTCCGAGTCGTTAAACCAATCGAAAAATTTAATTGGTCCCTCATAAGAAGCCACTAAATCTGTTTCGCCGGTTTTTCTCGTCGGCTCTTCTTTTTCATCGCTAATATAACTTATCCAAATTTTATTTTCTGAAACAAAAAGTTCTTTCCTTCCATCCGGCGAAGTAACTCGCAGAGGCGAAGAAGTTGCAATTTTAAATTTTTTATTTGAAATAAGAGCGCCATCAAAATCATAAGTTTTAACGGTTTTAACTTTATTATTTTTAATCTCAATTGTTTTATCTTTAACACTAAACTCGGAAATTTGTTGGGCTGGTACCTCTGTAATTTTTGTTTTATTTAGGTTAATAGGCAATAAAATTATATGGCTTAACTCCATAACCAAACCGTTCCTAACTTCTATAGTTTTATTCCAAGGAAAGTAACCGTCTTTATAAATAAAGACGCTATATTGTTTTGGCACCAAGCCGCTTATGAGAGTGGTGTGACTTAAAAGTCCGCCGGTTGATTTATAATATTTGTCGTTTATATAAACCCTTGCTTCCGTTACGGAAGTTTTTATGTAAATACCACCGGTTTTCACAATTTTTAATGTGTTAAAATCAAAACTCCACCCTTGGGCAATAAGAGAAACGGCGATGCTTAATGCAACAAAAAAAACAGCAAATATCCAAAAAATAAAGCGTCTAAATTTCCTAGTCATAATCTCCAAAAATTACCATTTTTTCCTCATTATGGCAAATTTGATTTAAAGATGAATTTATCGTAAAATATCGTTACTATGTCTTTTTTCACTAAAAAAATCGGAATAGATCTCGGAACGGTTAACACCTTAGTTTTTATTCCCAAAAAAGGAATAATTTTAAACGAACCTACGGTAGTTACCCTCTCAAGCAATGGAAAAACAATTCTAGCAGTCGGAGCAGAAGCGCAAAAAATGCTCGGCCGAACGCCCGAAAACATCATAGCAAAAAAACCAATGCGTGACGGAGTTATTGCCGATTATCACATCACCGAAACAATGCTAAGGTATTTTATACAAAAAAGTTTAGGCCGATTTCAACTGACAAGGCCCGAT
It contains:
- the rplQ gene encoding 50S ribosomal protein L17 — protein: MKHLKKNRKFGRLADYRRSFLSNLTGALIEKERIRTTEARAKEIRSLVEKAISRSKNDTLANRRLLLKRYNPKTVNKLFHTLGPRFKEREGGYCRIMKLGIRKNDSAKMVIIELLK
- a CDS encoding PEGA domain-containing protein translates to MTRKFRRFIFWIFAVFFVALSIAVSLIAQGWSFDFNTLKIVKTGGIYIKTSVTEARVYINDKYYKSTGGLLSHTTLISGLVPKQYSVFIYKDGYFPWNKTIEVRNGLVMELSHIILLPINLNKTKITEVPAQQISEFSVKDKTIEIKNNKVKTVKTYDFDGALISNKKFKIATSSPLRVTSPDGRKELFVSENKIWISYISDEKEEPTRKTGETDLVASYEGPIKFFDWFNDSEHVIWYANNELKVAERDDRGDKRYTASFYLDIDSPVFWNQQNSEFYFFELNDEVLVLYKINVGN
- the rpsI gene encoding 30S ribosomal protein S9, producing MVIKKQKKEKNIANAKAPASAPPSPKATDGRGKASVDKSEGKEKFKEKFYEAIGRRKTATARVRIWPNSKNKEITINDKNFSEYFKEKGMQETAVQPFEKSSSALSKMSAKVYGGGLRAQSQAIRHGLSRALVLLNPELKSILKTLGFLTRDSRMKERKKPGLKGARRAPQWSKR
- a CDS encoding DNA-directed RNA polymerase subunit alpha is translated as METNIYLPKAPKLVKQISPNRAVFEIEELYPGYGLTIGNALRRVILSSLPGAAITSVKIKDVNHEFSTIPGVLEDVVEIILNLKQIRFKVHSIEPQTAILKVKGEKEVTGKDIKLSSQIEITNPNIHIATLSSKSASLEMEIKIEKGLGYSGVESRKSEKQEVGGIAIDAIFTPIRMINYEVEDMRVGDKTNYNRLRFDIETDGTITPQEALTDASNILINHYKIIALGITKTKQEGKEIEQEVVKKESKKEEEADILKIKIEDLKLSNRTQNILISNHLKNVGGIIKLNERDLMKLEGLGDKAIKEIKKTLGKLGLTLKQEE
- the rpsD gene encoding 30S ribosomal protein S4, with the protein product MRYTGPKEKLSRKVGENLGLKAERSFSPKSSFMKKPYRPGQHGKARRRALSEFGAQMIEKQKLRFIYGLTEKQLKKYFNETKKKKGLTGNILLSILEKRLDNAVFKAGLALSRAIARQLTSHGHFLVNGKRINVPSYQVNVADIISIRPQSKLKLIFGGLDIRLKKHDAPSWLEVDKKTFEIKIKSEPKDDDLPKNLNMNAIVEYYSR
- a CDS encoding DUF4238 domain-containing protein — translated: MNQSKKNKGNHYITESYQRNFSDVNGQIYVLMSDGKIIGPTNPENTFKEDYFYLVKLPMGGGTLEVETTLGKIEGEYIPASKKLENGEEINEKERIVISMFIAAMFDRTKIQRNRKRNALIKILNEGKKRQTELNEELKIGRKPAPSFQQKEVRGVSLKELEEGIQNFDNYHSASIIELVQKITPKIFNMLWSVVKTNDKIPFVSSDNPVCMCSPDREKKYGANTLASLAGLDHDDVELSFPLSKTSALIATWNKYLPKNLIATPEQVNQLNFRSIKISENIFSNRKDVLYNICSERSAKVPQRP
- the rplM gene encoding 50S ribosomal protein L13, translated to MPVSKNKTYNIDAKGQSLGRLATNIATLLRGKSEINYAPHLDPLITVRVANIDKIVLTGKKAEQKIYRHYTGYPGGLREIKYQEFIKKDKGKALKMAVLRMLNKNRLRPKLMKRLIINPEQSRRIE